A DNA window from Solanum lycopersicum chromosome 3, SLM_r2.1 contains the following coding sequences:
- the LOC104646344 gene encoding uncharacterized protein → MTVRTSIGATPYLLVYRTEAVIPAEVEILSLRIIQEAELSNAEWVRKRIKQLTLIHEKRMVEVCHGQLYRQRMIRALHKSVRTRIFEVGQLVLKHIFPHQDEYKGKFAPNWQGSYMVLKVLSGDALVLSEMDDIEWTKPINSDAVRRYYI, encoded by the coding sequence ATGACCGTCAGAACATCGATTGGAGCTACTCCGTACTTGCTAGTATATAGAACAGAGGCAGTCATACCTGCTGAAGTTGAGATACTGTCATTgagaatcatccaagaagctgagttAAGCAACGCTGAATGGGTTAGAAAGAGAATCAAGCAGTTAACTTTGATTCACGAGAAGAGAATGGTTGAAGTGTGTCATGGTCAATTGTATCGACAGAGAATGATTCGTGCCCTTCATAAGAGTGTAAGAACcagaatttttgaagttggtcagttggtcCTTAAGcacatttttcctcatcaagacgaatACAAAGGAAAATTCGCGCCAAATTGGCAAGGTTCTTACATGGTTCTCAAAGTATTATCTGGAGATGCTTTGGTCCTATCAGAGATGGATGACATCGAATGGACTaaacctatcaactcagatgctgtcaGGAGATACTACATATAA